A section of the Streptomyces sp. SCL15-4 genome encodes:
- a CDS encoding efflux RND transporter permease subunit, with protein sequence MSWLSRFSLAQRALVGLVSLVALAFGLIAIPQIKQQLLPTMELPMVSVIAPYQGASPDVVEKQVVEPIEDNLQGVDGVTGVTSTASEGNAVIMASFDYGNDTERIVGDVQQAVNRARHQLPDDVDPQVVSGSTDDMPTVVLAVTSDKDQQALADQLDTTVVPVLKDIDGVGRVQITGVRDRQVTVTPDDAKLARAGLTAPALGQALQAGGATVPAGSFDEDGANRTVQVGGGFTSLKQIEDLMVTGEGAKPVRLGDLATVEERPAPADSLTRTDGRPSLAVNVTMDHDGSAVSISNAVKDKLPGLRADLGSGARLTVVSDQGPAVSKSIKGLTTEGALGLLFAVLVILLFLASVRSTLVTAVSIPLSVVLALLVLWTRGLSLNMLTLGALTIAVGRVVDDSIVVLENIKRHLGYGEERKEAILAAVREVAGAVTSSTLTTVAVFLPIGLVGGMVGALFGSFSITVTAALLASLLVSLTVVPVLSYWFLRAPKGTPEDAAEARRGAEEKEANSRLQRAYVPVLRFATRRRLTSVLIAVAVLAVTFGMSGLLKTNFFDQGEQEVLTIKQKLKPGTSLAATDAGARRVEKLLASTEGVKDYQVTVGSSGFMAAFGGGTDTNQASYQVMLEDSASYDEVRQHLEDGLKKLDGVGSTTVSAGDGFGSQDLSVVVKASDPKALRTAAERVRATVAGLDDVTDVTSDLAQSVPRISVRAGAKAAAAGFDDQKLGAAVAQAVRGTTAGKAVLDDTERDIVVRSAKPATTLAELRNLRLGPVRLGDIATVEQVAGPVSMTRIDGQRAATVTARPTGDNTGAISGRLQSRIKALKLPAGATAEIGGVSSDQDDAFKNLGLAMLAAIAIVFMLLVATFRSLVQPLILLVSIPFAATGAIGLLVATGTPMGVPAMIGMLMLIGIVVTNAIVLIDLINQYRAQGYGVVEAVVEGGRHRLRPILMTALATIFALLPMALGVTGEGGVIAQPLAVVVIGGLITSTLLTLLLVPTLYAMLELRKERRARKRAAKREPSAEPAPEPARG encoded by the coding sequence ATGTCCTGGCTGTCCCGCTTCAGCCTCGCGCAACGGGCCCTCGTCGGGCTCGTGTCGCTCGTCGCGCTCGCCTTCGGGCTGATCGCGATACCCCAGATCAAACAGCAGCTGCTGCCCACCATGGAACTGCCCATGGTGTCGGTGATCGCGCCGTACCAGGGCGCCTCGCCCGACGTGGTCGAGAAGCAGGTCGTCGAGCCCATCGAGGACAACCTCCAGGGCGTCGACGGCGTCACCGGCGTCACCTCCACCGCGAGCGAGGGCAACGCCGTGATCATGGCGTCCTTCGACTACGGCAACGACACCGAGCGGATCGTCGGCGACGTCCAGCAGGCCGTGAACCGGGCCCGCCACCAGCTCCCGGACGACGTCGACCCCCAGGTCGTCTCCGGGTCCACCGACGACATGCCGACCGTGGTCCTCGCCGTCACCTCCGACAAGGACCAGCAGGCGCTCGCGGACCAGCTCGACACCACGGTCGTACCGGTCCTGAAGGACATCGACGGCGTCGGCCGCGTGCAGATCACGGGCGTCCGCGACCGCCAGGTCACCGTCACCCCCGACGACGCGAAGCTCGCGCGCGCCGGTCTCACCGCCCCCGCCCTGGGCCAGGCCCTCCAGGCGGGCGGCGCGACCGTCCCGGCCGGCTCCTTCGACGAGGACGGCGCCAACCGCACCGTCCAGGTCGGCGGCGGCTTCACCTCGCTCAAGCAGATCGAGGACCTGATGGTCACCGGCGAGGGCGCGAAGCCGGTCCGCCTCGGCGACCTGGCCACCGTCGAGGAGCGGCCGGCCCCGGCCGACTCCCTCACCCGCACCGACGGCCGGCCCAGCCTCGCCGTCAACGTCACGATGGACCACGACGGCAGCGCGGTCTCCATCTCGAACGCGGTCAAGGACAAGCTGCCCGGCCTGCGCGCGGACCTCGGCTCCGGCGCGCGGCTCACAGTCGTCAGCGACCAGGGACCGGCCGTGTCCAAGTCCATCAAGGGCCTGACCACCGAGGGCGCGCTCGGCCTGCTCTTCGCGGTCCTGGTGATCCTCCTCTTCCTGGCGTCGGTCCGCTCGACGCTGGTCACCGCGGTCTCCATCCCGCTGTCCGTGGTCCTCGCCCTGCTCGTGCTGTGGACGCGCGGCCTGTCGCTGAACATGCTCACCCTCGGCGCCCTGACCATCGCCGTCGGCCGGGTCGTCGACGACTCGATCGTGGTCCTGGAGAACATCAAGCGGCACCTCGGCTACGGCGAGGAACGCAAGGAGGCCATCCTCGCCGCGGTGCGCGAGGTGGCCGGCGCGGTCACCTCCTCCACCCTCACCACGGTCGCCGTGTTCCTGCCGATCGGCCTGGTCGGCGGCATGGTGGGCGCTCTGTTCGGCTCGTTCAGCATCACCGTGACGGCGGCCCTGCTGGCCTCCCTGCTGGTGTCGCTGACGGTCGTGCCGGTGCTGTCGTACTGGTTCCTGCGCGCCCCCAAGGGCACCCCCGAGGACGCCGCCGAGGCCCGCCGCGGGGCCGAGGAGAAGGAGGCGAACAGCCGCCTCCAGCGCGCCTACGTCCCCGTGCTGCGGTTCGCGACCCGGCGCCGGCTGACCAGCGTGCTCATCGCGGTCGCCGTCCTGGCCGTCACCTTCGGCATGTCCGGCCTGCTGAAGACCAACTTCTTCGACCAGGGCGAGCAGGAGGTCCTCACGATCAAGCAGAAGCTGAAGCCCGGCACCAGCCTCGCGGCCACCGACGCCGGGGCCCGGCGGGTGGAGAAGCTGCTGGCGTCCACCGAGGGAGTGAAGGACTACCAGGTCACCGTCGGCTCCTCCGGCTTCATGGCGGCCTTCGGCGGCGGCACCGACACCAACCAGGCGTCGTACCAGGTGATGCTGGAGGACTCCGCGTCCTACGACGAGGTGCGGCAGCACCTGGAGGACGGGCTGAAGAAGCTCGACGGCGTCGGTTCGACCACCGTGTCGGCCGGTGACGGCTTCGGCAGCCAGGACCTGAGCGTGGTGGTCAAGGCGTCCGACCCGAAGGCGCTGCGGACGGCGGCGGAGCGGGTCCGCGCCACGGTCGCCGGCCTCGACGACGTCACCGACGTCACCAGCGACCTCGCGCAGAGCGTGCCGCGGATCTCGGTGCGGGCCGGCGCCAAGGCGGCGGCGGCCGGGTTCGACGACCAGAAGCTCGGCGCGGCGGTGGCGCAGGCGGTGCGCGGGACGACGGCCGGCAAGGCGGTCCTGGACGACACCGAGCGGGACATCGTCGTACGGTCCGCCAAGCCCGCGACCACGCTGGCCGAGCTGAGGAACCTGCGCCTCGGCCCGGTGCGGCTCGGCGACATCGCCACGGTGGAGCAGGTGGCCGGCCCGGTGTCCATGACCCGCATCGACGGGCAGCGCGCGGCCACCGTCACCGCCCGGCCGACCGGCGACAACACGGGCGCGATCAGCGGCAGGCTCCAGTCGAGGATCAAGGCGCTGAAGCTTCCGGCGGGCGCCACGGCCGAGATCGGCGGTGTCTCCTCCGACCAGGACGACGCGTTCAAGAACCTGGGCCTGGCCATGCTGGCGGCCATCGCGATCGTGTTCATGCTGCTGGTCGCGACGTTCCGCTCGCTCGTCCAGCCGCTGATCCTGCTGGTCTCCATCCCCTTCGCGGCGACCGGCGCGATCGGCCTGCTGGTGGCCACCGGCACCCCGATGGGCGTGCCCGCGATGATCGGCATGCTGATGCTGATCGGCATCGTGGTGACCAACGCGATCGTGCTGATCGACCTGATCAACCAGTACCGGGCACAGGGCTACGGCGTGGTGGAAGCCGTGGTCGAGGGCGGCCGGCACCGGCTCCGTCCGATCCTGATGACGGCGCTGGCGACGATCTTCGCCCTGCTCCCGATGGCCCTCGGCGTCACCGGCGAAGGCGGCGTCATCGCCCAGCCGCTCGCCGTGGTCGTCATCGGCGGCCTGATCACCTCCACCCTGCTGACGCTCCTGCTGGTACCGACGCTCTACGCGATGCTGGAACTGCGCAAGGAGCGCCGCGCGAGGAAGCGGGCGGCGAAGCGGGAGCCGAGCGCCGAACCGGCGCCGGAACCGGCTCGCGGCTGA
- the nadA gene encoding quinolinate synthase NadA, translating into MTTAQTPELDVQPSPLALLLLGREADPKSERGVECPGDLPSPSDPDLVERARAAKEKLGDKVFVLGHHYQRDEVIQFADVTGDSFKLARDAAARPEAEYIVFCGVHFMAESADILTSEDQKVVLPDLAAGCSMADMATAEQVAECWDVLTEAGIAEQVVPVSYMNSSADIKAFTGKHGGTICTSSNAKRALDWAFEQGEKVLFLPDQHLGRNTAVRDMGMSLDDCVVYNPHKPNGGLTPDELRAAKMILWRGHCSVHGRFSLESVNDVRARIPGVNVLVHPECRHEVVAAADYVGSTEYIIKALEAAPAGSKWAIGTELNLVRRLANRFAPEGKEIVFLDRTVCFCSTMNRIDLPHLVWTLESLAEGNLVNRIEVDKETEAFAKLALERMLALP; encoded by the coding sequence GTGACCACCGCCCAGACCCCGGAGCTCGACGTGCAGCCGAGTCCGCTCGCCCTGCTGCTGCTCGGCCGTGAGGCCGACCCGAAGAGCGAGCGGGGCGTCGAGTGTCCCGGTGACCTGCCGTCGCCGTCCGACCCCGACCTGGTCGAGCGCGCCCGCGCGGCCAAGGAGAAGCTCGGCGACAAGGTCTTCGTGCTCGGCCACCACTACCAGCGTGACGAGGTCATCCAGTTCGCCGATGTCACGGGCGACTCCTTCAAGCTGGCCCGGGACGCCGCCGCGCGCCCGGAGGCCGAGTACATCGTCTTCTGCGGTGTGCACTTCATGGCCGAGTCGGCGGACATCCTGACGTCCGAGGACCAGAAGGTGGTCCTGCCCGACCTGGCCGCCGGCTGCTCCATGGCCGACATGGCGACGGCCGAGCAGGTCGCCGAGTGCTGGGACGTGCTGACCGAGGCCGGGATCGCCGAGCAGGTCGTGCCCGTCTCGTACATGAACTCCTCCGCCGACATCAAGGCGTTCACCGGCAAGCACGGCGGCACCATCTGCACCTCCTCCAACGCCAAGCGGGCCTTGGACTGGGCGTTCGAGCAGGGCGAGAAGGTCCTCTTCCTGCCGGACCAGCACCTGGGCCGCAACACCGCCGTCCGGGACATGGGGATGTCCCTGGACGACTGCGTGGTCTACAACCCGCACAAGCCGAACGGCGGCCTCACCCCGGACGAGCTGCGGGCCGCGAAGATGATCCTGTGGCGCGGCCACTGCTCCGTGCACGGCCGCTTCAGCCTGGAGTCGGTGAACGACGTGCGCGCCCGCATCCCCGGCGTGAACGTCCTGGTGCACCCGGAGTGCCGGCACGAGGTCGTGGCGGCGGCGGACTACGTCGGCTCGACCGAGTACATCATCAAGGCCCTGGAAGCCGCCCCGGCCGGTTCCAAGTGGGCCATCGGCACCGAGCTGAACCTCGTGCGCCGGCTGGCGAACCGTTTCGCGCCCGAGGGCAAGGAGATCGTCTTCCTCGACCGCACGGTCTGCTTCTGCTCGACCATGAACCGCATCGACCTGCCCCACCTGGTCTGGACGCTGGAGTCCCTGGCCGAGGGCAACCTGGTCAACCGGATCGAGGTCGACAAGGAGACGGAGGCGTTCGCCAAGCTCGCGCTGGAGCGGATGCTGGCGCTGCCGTAG
- a CDS encoding iron-sulfur cluster assembly accessory protein, with amino-acid sequence MSVSDETTTVTDGIILTDAAAAKVKALLDQEGRDDLALRVAVQPGGCSGLRYQLFFDERSLDGDVVKDFGGVKVVTDRMSAPYLGGATVDFVDTIEKQGFTIDNPNATGSCACGDSFS; translated from the coding sequence ATGTCCGTATCGGACGAGACCACCACCGTCACCGACGGCATCATCCTGACCGACGCCGCCGCGGCCAAGGTCAAGGCCCTGCTCGACCAGGAAGGCCGCGACGACCTCGCGCTGCGTGTCGCCGTCCAGCCCGGCGGCTGCTCCGGCCTGCGCTACCAGCTCTTCTTCGACGAGCGTTCGCTCGACGGCGACGTCGTGAAGGACTTCGGCGGGGTCAAGGTCGTCACGGACCGGATGAGCGCTCCGTACCTGGGCGGTGCCACCGTCGACTTCGTGGACACGATCGAGAAGCAGGGCTTCACGATCGACAACCCGAACGCGACCGGCTCCTGCGCCTGCGGCGACTCCTTCAGCTGA
- a CDS encoding carbohydrate kinase family protein, whose amino-acid sequence MRIAVTGSIATDHLMTFPGRFADQFVADRLHTVSLSFLVDNLDVRRGGVAANIAFGMGQLGTRPVLVGAAGFDFDEYRAWLDRHGVDTESVRISETLHTARFVCTTDADHNQIGSFYTGAMSEARLIELKTVADRVGGLDLVLIGADDPEAMLRHTEECRSRNIPFAADFSQQIARMEGEEIRILLDGATYLFSNEYEKGLIESKTGWSDAEILSRVGHRVTTLGSRGVRIERTGEDPIEVGCPEEDRKADPTGVGDAFRAGFLSGLAWGVSLERAAQIGCMLATLVIETVGTQEYQLRRTHFMERFVKAYGDEAGEEVRAHLS is encoded by the coding sequence GTGCGCATCGCAGTCACCGGCTCCATCGCCACCGACCACCTCATGACCTTCCCCGGCCGCTTCGCCGACCAGTTCGTCGCGGACCGGCTGCACACGGTTTCGCTCTCCTTCCTGGTCGACAACCTCGACGTCCGCCGCGGAGGCGTCGCCGCCAACATCGCCTTCGGCATGGGCCAGCTCGGCACCCGGCCCGTCCTGGTCGGCGCCGCCGGCTTCGACTTCGACGAGTACCGTGCCTGGCTCGACCGCCACGGCGTGGACACCGAGTCGGTCCGCATCTCCGAGACCCTGCACACCGCCCGCTTCGTGTGCACCACCGACGCCGACCACAACCAGATCGGCTCCTTCTACACCGGCGCGATGAGCGAGGCCCGCCTCATCGAGCTGAAGACCGTCGCGGACCGCGTGGGCGGCCTGGACCTGGTCCTCATCGGCGCCGACGACCCCGAGGCGATGCTCCGCCACACCGAGGAGTGCCGCTCCCGGAACATCCCGTTCGCCGCCGACTTCTCCCAGCAGATCGCCCGGATGGAGGGCGAGGAGATCCGGATACTGCTGGACGGCGCGACCTACCTCTTCTCCAACGAGTACGAGAAGGGGCTCATCGAGTCCAAGACCGGCTGGAGCGATGCGGAGATCCTCTCCAGGGTCGGCCACCGGGTCACCACGCTCGGCTCGCGGGGCGTGCGCATCGAGCGGACCGGCGAGGACCCGATCGAGGTCGGCTGCCCGGAGGAGGACCGCAAGGCCGACCCCACGGGCGTCGGCGACGCCTTCCGCGCCGGGTTCCTGTCCGGGCTGGCCTGGGGCGTCTCGCTGGAGCGCGCGGCGCAGATCGGGTGCATGCTCGCCACGCTGGTCATCGAGACCGTGGGCACGCAGGAGTACCAGCTGCGGCGCACGCACTTCATGGAGCGGTTCGTGAAGGCGTACGGCGACGAGGCCGGCGAGGAGGTCCGGGCCCACCTGAGCTGA
- a CDS encoding cysteine desulfurase/sulfurtransferase TusA family protein: MAYFDAASATPLHPVARQALLASLDEGWADPARLYREGRKARMLLDAAREAAAEAVGCRADEVVFTPSGTRAVHMGIAGALAGRRRVGRHLIVSAVEHSCVLHSAEVCEAEGGDVTRVAVSRTGAVDPSGYARALRADTALACLQSANHEVGTVQPVAEVAEVCRAAGVPLLVDAAQSLGWGPVEGDWSLLAASAHKWGGPSGVGLLVVRKGVRYAAQGPVDERESGRAPGFENIPAVVAAVASLRAVRAEADREAARLGELTRRIRDRVPELVPDVEVVGDAGRRLPGIVTFSCLYVDGEALLHELDRAGFSVSSGSSCTSGTLTPSHVLKAMGVLSEGNVRVSLPAGTAEEDVERFLRVLPQAVAGVREKLGAPVPVTAVRAEELVVDSLGKRCPIPVIELAKVFGEVPVGGLVRVLSDDEAARLDIPAWCEMRGQQYVGEEPAEQGTAYLVRRVS; the protein is encoded by the coding sequence ATGGCCTACTTTGACGCTGCTTCCGCCACTCCCCTCCATCCCGTGGCCCGTCAGGCGCTGTTGGCCTCTTTGGATGAGGGATGGGCCGATCCCGCACGGCTGTACCGGGAGGGGCGCAAGGCGCGGATGCTGCTGGACGCGGCCCGGGAGGCGGCCGCGGAGGCCGTGGGCTGCCGGGCCGACGAGGTGGTCTTCACCCCGTCCGGGACCCGGGCCGTACACATGGGGATCGCGGGGGCGTTGGCCGGGCGGCGACGGGTGGGGCGCCACCTGATCGTGTCTGCCGTCGAACACTCCTGCGTCCTCCATTCGGCGGAAGTGTGCGAGGCGGAGGGCGGGGACGTCACCCGGGTGGCCGTCAGCCGGACGGGAGCCGTCGACCCTTCGGGGTACGCGCGGGCGCTCCGGGCGGACACCGCGCTGGCGTGCCTGCAGTCGGCCAACCACGAGGTGGGCACCGTGCAGCCGGTCGCCGAGGTGGCCGAGGTGTGCCGGGCCGCCGGGGTGCCGCTGCTGGTGGACGCCGCCCAGTCGCTGGGGTGGGGGCCGGTGGAGGGCGACTGGTCGCTGCTGGCGGCCAGCGCGCACAAGTGGGGCGGGCCGTCGGGCGTGGGACTGCTCGTCGTGCGCAAGGGCGTGCGGTACGCCGCCCAAGGGCCGGTGGACGAGCGGGAGTCGGGCCGGGCGCCCGGTTTCGAGAACATCCCGGCCGTCGTGGCGGCCGTGGCCTCGCTGCGCGCGGTGCGGGCCGAGGCGGACCGGGAGGCGGCACGGCTCGGGGAGCTGACGCGGCGGATCCGGGACCGGGTGCCGGAGCTGGTGCCGGACGTGGAGGTGGTCGGCGACGCCGGGCGCCGGCTGCCCGGGATCGTGACCTTCTCCTGCCTCTACGTCGACGGCGAGGCCCTGCTGCACGAGCTGGACCGGGCCGGCTTCTCGGTCTCCTCCGGCTCCTCGTGCACGTCCGGCACGCTGACGCCGAGCCATGTGCTGAAGGCGATGGGCGTGCTGAGCGAGGGCAACGTCCGGGTGTCCCTGCCGGCGGGGACGGCCGAGGAGGACGTGGAGCGGTTCCTCCGGGTGCTGCCGCAGGCGGTGGCGGGCGTCCGGGAGAAGCTGGGCGCACCGGTCCCGGTGACGGCCGTCCGGGCCGAGGAGCTGGTCGTCGACTCGCTCGGCAAGCGCTGCCCGATCCCGGTCATCGAACTGGCGAAGGTGTTCGGCGAGGTCCCGGTGGGCGGCCTCGTCCGGGTCCTCTCGGACGACGAGGCGGCCCGGCTGGACATCCCGGCGTGGTGCGAGATGCGGGGACAGCAGTACGTGGGCGAGGAGCCGGCGGAACAGGGCACGGCGTACCTGGTCCGCCGGGTGAGCTGA
- the coxB gene encoding cytochrome c oxidase subunit II, whose protein sequence is MSPNGSDRSPRRPMRRKLLQALTAGLVLATATGCTYKDFPRLGMPTPTTEEAPRILSLWQGSWAAALAVGVLVWGLILWSAFFHRRSRTKVEVPPQTRYNMPIEALYTVVPIIIISVLFYFTARDESKLLDTSKKPDVTVNVVGFQWSWGFNYVENVPGSTGDAKTDKNLDAIPDRFKDQFPANAGGVYDVGTPGTRNPQTKNPGPTLWLPKGKTVRFVLTSRDVIHSFWVVPFLMKQDVIPGHTNAFQVTPNKEGTFLGKCAELCGVDHSRMLFNVKVVSPERYEQHLKDLAKKGQTGYIPAGIAQTSHEKNRETNNL, encoded by the coding sequence GTGAGTCCCAACGGCTCCGACCGCTCGCCGCGGCGCCCGATGCGGCGGAAGCTGCTGCAGGCACTGACCGCGGGCCTGGTCCTGGCGACCGCAACCGGTTGCACATACAAGGACTTCCCCCGCCTTGGCATGCCCACCCCGACCACGGAAGAGGCTCCGCGGATCCTCTCCTTGTGGCAGGGCTCCTGGGCTGCCGCGCTCGCCGTCGGCGTGCTGGTGTGGGGCCTGATCCTGTGGAGTGCTTTCTTCCACCGGCGCAGCCGCACCAAGGTCGAGGTTCCTCCGCAGACCCGGTACAACATGCCGATCGAGGCCCTGTACACCGTGGTCCCGATCATCATCATCTCGGTGCTCTTCTACTTCACGGCCCGGGACGAGTCGAAGCTCCTGGACACCTCCAAGAAGCCCGACGTCACGGTCAACGTGGTCGGCTTCCAGTGGAGCTGGGGCTTCAACTACGTCGAGAACGTCCCCGGTTCCACCGGTGACGCCAAGACCGACAAGAACCTGGACGCCATCCCGGACCGGTTCAAGGACCAGTTCCCGGCGAACGCCGGCGGTGTCTACGACGTCGGTACGCCCGGCACGCGGAACCCGCAGACGAAGAACCCCGGTCCGACGCTCTGGCTCCCCAAGGGCAAGACGGTCCGCTTCGTCCTGACCTCGCGTGACGTCATCCACTCCTTCTGGGTGGTGCCGTTCCTCATGAAGCAGGACGTCATCCCGGGCCACACCAACGCCTTCCAGGTGACCCCCAACAAGGAGGGCACCTTCCTCGGCAAGTGTGCCGAGCTCTGCGGCGTCGACCACTCCCGGATGCTGTTCAACGTGAAGGTCGTCTCCCCCGAGCGGTACGAGCAGCACCTCAAGGACCTCGCCAAGAAGGGGCAGACCGGTTACATTCCCGCCGGCATCGCGCAGACGAGCCACGAGAAGAACCGGGAGACGAACAACCTGTGA
- the ctaD gene encoding cytochrome c oxidase subunit I, translating into MSILNEPQGAAAAEGSYADELPVRRKQPGNVVVKWLTTTDHKTIGTLYLATSFAFFLIGGVMALIMRAELARPGLQIMSNEQFNQAFTMHGTIMLLMFATPLFAGFANWIMPLQIGAPDVAFPRLNMFAYWLYLFGSLIAVAGFLTPQGAADFGWFAYSPLSDAVRSPGVGADMWIMGLAFSGFGTILGSVNFITTIICMRAPGMTMFRMPIFVWNVLLTGVLVLLAFPVLAAALFALEADRKFGAHVFDAANGGALLWQHLFWFFGHPEVYIIALPFFGIISEVIPVFSRKPMFGYMGLIAATIAIAGLSVTVWAHHMYVTGGVLLPFFSFMTFLIAVPTGVKFFNWIGTMWKGSLSFETPMLWATGFLITFTFGGLTGVILASPPMDFHVSDSYFVVAHFHYVVFGTVVFAMFSGFHFWWPKWTGKMLDERLGKITFWTLFIGFHGTFLVQHWLGAEGMPRRYADYLNADGFTALNTVSTISSFLLGLSILPFLYNVWKTAKYGKKVEVDDPWGYGRSLEWATSCPPPRHNFVTLPRIRSESPAFDLHHPEIAALEQLEHAGHGTAVAGSKEAGK; encoded by the coding sequence GTGAGCATCCTCAACGAACCCCAGGGTGCCGCGGCAGCTGAAGGCTCGTACGCCGACGAGCTGCCGGTCAGGCGCAAGCAACCCGGCAATGTCGTGGTGAAGTGGCTGACGACCACCGACCACAAGACGATCGGCACGCTGTATCTGGCGACGTCGTTCGCGTTCTTCCTGATCGGCGGCGTGATGGCGCTCATCATGCGCGCCGAGCTGGCCCGGCCGGGCCTGCAGATCATGTCGAACGAGCAGTTCAACCAGGCGTTCACGATGCACGGCACGATCATGCTGCTGATGTTCGCGACGCCGCTGTTCGCCGGTTTCGCGAACTGGATCATGCCGCTGCAGATCGGCGCGCCCGACGTGGCGTTCCCGCGGCTGAACATGTTCGCCTACTGGCTCTACCTGTTCGGCTCGCTCATCGCGGTGGCCGGCTTCCTCACCCCGCAGGGCGCGGCCGACTTCGGCTGGTTCGCCTACTCCCCGCTGTCGGACGCGGTCCGCTCGCCGGGCGTCGGCGCCGACATGTGGATCATGGGTCTGGCCTTCTCCGGCTTCGGCACGATCCTCGGCTCGGTCAACTTCATCACCACGATCATCTGCATGCGCGCTCCGGGCATGACCATGTTCCGCATGCCGATCTTCGTGTGGAACGTGCTGCTGACCGGTGTCCTGGTCCTGCTGGCCTTCCCGGTGCTGGCCGCCGCGCTGTTCGCCCTGGAGGCGGACCGCAAGTTCGGCGCCCATGTCTTCGACGCGGCCAACGGCGGCGCGCTGCTGTGGCAACACCTCTTCTGGTTCTTCGGACACCCAGAGGTGTACATCATCGCCTTGCCGTTCTTCGGCATCATCTCCGAGGTCATCCCGGTGTTCTCCCGTAAGCCGATGTTCGGCTACATGGGCCTGATCGCCGCGACGATCGCGATCGCCGGTCTGTCCGTGACCGTGTGGGCCCACCACATGTACGTCACCGGCGGTGTGCTGCTGCCGTTCTTCTCCTTCATGACGTTCCTGATCGCCGTACCGACCGGTGTGAAGTTCTTCAACTGGATCGGCACGATGTGGAAGGGCTCGCTGTCCTTCGAGACACCGATGCTCTGGGCGACCGGCTTCCTGATCACCTTCACGTTCGGTGGTCTGACCGGTGTCATCCTCGCCTCGCCGCCGATGGACTTCCACGTCTCCGACTCGTACTTCGTGGTGGCCCACTTCCACTACGTGGTCTTCGGCACGGTCGTCTTCGCCATGTTCTCCGGCTTCCACTTCTGGTGGCCGAAGTGGACCGGCAAGATGCTGGACGAGCGCCTCGGCAAGATCACCTTCTGGACGCTGTTCATCGGCTTCCACGGCACCTTCCTGGTCCAGCACTGGCTGGGCGCCGAGGGCATGCCGCGCCGGTACGCCGACTACCTGAACGCCGACGGCTTCACCGCGCTGAACACGGTGTCGACCATCAGCTCCTTCCTGCTCGGCCTGTCGATCCTGCCGTTCCTCTACAACGTCTGGAAGACCGCCAAGTACGGCAAGAAGGTCGAGGTCGACGACCCGTGGGGCTACGGCCGCTCGCTGGAGTGGGCGACGTCCTGCCCGCCGCCCCGGCACAACTTCGTCACCCTGCCGCGGATCCGCAGCGAATCCCCGGCGTTCGACCTGCACCACCCCGAGATCGCCGCGCTCGAGCAGCTTGAGCACGCCGGTCACGGCACCGCCGTCGCGGGCAGCAAGGAGGCCGGCAAGTGA
- a CDS encoding cytochrome c oxidase subunit 4 → MKIQGRMFIWLSVFILIMAIVYGVWSKEPAGTTALFLAFGLSVMIGFYLGFTARRVDAGAQDDKEADVADDAGELGFFSPHSWQPLMLGFGGAIAFLSIAVGWWLIYFSAPFILIGLFGWVFEYYHGENRTQ, encoded by the coding sequence GTGAAGATCCAGGGTCGGATGTTCATCTGGCTGAGCGTCTTCATCCTGATCATGGCCATCGTGTATGGCGTGTGGTCGAAGGAGCCGGCCGGTACCACGGCACTCTTCCTGGCCTTCGGCCTGTCCGTCATGATCGGCTTCTACCTGGGCTTCACCGCCCGGCGGGTCGACGCGGGCGCCCAGGACGACAAGGAGGCCGACGTCGCGGACGACGCGGGCGAGCTGGGCTTCTTCAGCCCGCACAGCTGGCAGCCGCTCATGCTGGGCTTCGGCGGCGCGATCGCCTTCCTCAGCATCGCGGTCGGCTGGTGGCTGATCTACTTCTCCGCGCCGTTCATCCTGATCGGCCTGTTCGGCTGGGTGTTCGAGTACTACCACGGTGAGAACCGCACCCAGTAG